The Christiangramia flava JLT2011 genome has a segment encoding these proteins:
- a CDS encoding alpha-N-arabinofuranosidase, with amino-acid sequence MKKILLNFLVATACIAGNGLMAQEVSTITLKPTDSAPIINKNIYGHFAEHLGRLIYDGLYVGEDSSIPNTKGVRNDIIKALKDLDIPVLRWPGGCFADTYHWKDGIGPKEDRPTIVNQWWGGVTEDNSFGTHNFLDLCEELETEPYLAANVGSGTVKELADWVQYVNHAGVSPMSKLRQENGRKEPWKVTYWGVGNEAWGCGGHMTAEYYANVYKKYATFMTDWNNGTGLYRIASGANAGDYHWTEVLMRDIPTNLLEGVALHSYSVIDWSNKGSATGFTKKQYFQTMQRALHMEELVTRHSAIMDKYDPENKVALIVDEWGGWYDVEEGTNPGFLYQQNTMRDAMIAGTTLNIFNNHARRVKMANLAQAVNVLQAVILTDGEKMLLTPTYWVMQMYKVHQDATLIPLNLEGENYVMDGEELPAISASASKAKDGKVHISLVNIDSENAHEVSIDLSEMTLSDLSARILTSKNVQDYNSFEDPESIKPVPFKDFKMKKGKLDVEVPPFSVIVFGEK; translated from the coding sequence ATGAAGAAGATTTTACTCAATTTTTTAGTTGCCACTGCATGTATTGCGGGAAACGGGTTAATGGCCCAGGAAGTTTCCACAATTACTTTGAAACCCACAGATAGTGCTCCCATTATCAATAAGAATATATATGGTCATTTCGCCGAGCATTTGGGAAGACTGATCTATGATGGATTGTATGTGGGAGAAGACAGTTCCATTCCCAACACCAAAGGTGTTCGTAATGATATTATCAAGGCTTTGAAAGACCTGGATATCCCGGTTCTTCGTTGGCCTGGAGGCTGTTTCGCTGATACCTATCATTGGAAAGATGGAATTGGCCCTAAAGAAGATAGGCCTACAATTGTAAACCAGTGGTGGGGCGGTGTTACCGAAGATAATAGTTTTGGAACGCATAATTTCCTCGATCTGTGCGAAGAATTGGAAACAGAGCCTTACCTGGCAGCAAATGTAGGTAGTGGAACGGTGAAAGAACTGGCAGATTGGGTGCAATATGTGAACCATGCCGGGGTAAGCCCAATGTCAAAATTACGGCAGGAAAACGGCAGAAAAGAACCCTGGAAAGTAACCTATTGGGGTGTAGGTAATGAAGCTTGGGGTTGTGGCGGTCATATGACGGCAGAATACTATGCCAATGTGTATAAAAAATACGCAACTTTTATGACCGATTGGAATAATGGTACAGGTTTATACAGAATTGCCTCCGGAGCAAATGCTGGTGATTATCACTGGACTGAAGTCTTGATGAGAGACATCCCAACAAACCTTTTGGAAGGCGTTGCCCTACATTCCTATTCGGTTATTGACTGGAGCAACAAAGGCTCCGCAACCGGATTTACCAAAAAACAGTATTTCCAGACCATGCAACGGGCATTGCATATGGAAGAACTTGTTACCAGGCATTCAGCGATCATGGATAAATATGATCCAGAAAATAAAGTAGCATTGATTGTAGATGAATGGGGAGGATGGTATGATGTAGAAGAAGGCACTAATCCAGGTTTTCTTTATCAGCAGAATACCATGAGAGATGCCATGATTGCAGGAACTACGCTGAATATTTTTAACAATCACGCCCGTAGGGTCAAAATGGCCAACCTGGCGCAGGCAGTAAACGTATTACAGGCTGTAATTCTTACTGATGGGGAAAAGATGCTTCTCACTCCAACCTACTGGGTAATGCAAATGTATAAAGTGCACCAGGATGCCACTTTGATTCCACTAAATCTGGAGGGTGAAAACTATGTAATGGATGGAGAAGAATTGCCTGCTATTTCAGCATCAGCATCCAAAGCAAAAGATGGGAAAGTGCATATTTCCCTGGTCAATATCGACTCTGAAAATGCACATGAAGTTAGTATAGACCTTTCGGAAATGACTTTATCTGATTTATCAGCCAGGATACTGACTTCAAAAAATGTACAGGATTATAACTCCTTTGAAGATCCGGAAAGTATCAAGCCAGTGCCATTCAAAGATTTTAAAATGAAAAAGGGAAAACTGGATGTGGAAGTACCACCCTTTTCCGTGATCGTATTTGGAGAAAAATAA